Proteins from one Staphylococcus saprophyticus subsp. saprophyticus ATCC 15305 = NCTC 7292 genomic window:
- the pfkA gene encoding 6-phosphofructokinase encodes MKKIAVLTSGGDSPGMNAAVRAVVRKAIYNNIEVYGVYQGYQGLLNDDIEKLELGSVGDTIQRGGTFLYSARCPEFKEVEVRKKGIENLRKRGIEGLVVIGGDGSYRGAQRISEECPEIQTIGIPGTIDNDINGSDFTIGFDTALNTIIECVDKIRDTASSHARTFIIEVMGRDCGDLALWAGLSVGAETIIVPEVETDIKDIAEKIDNGIKRGKKHSIVMVAEGCMSGEVCAEELTKYINVDARVSVLGHIQRGGSPSGADRVLASRLGGHAVDLLLDGKSAIGVGIRNNELTDTPFDEIFRSHEHEFDFETYALTNELSI; translated from the coding sequence ATGAAAAAAATTGCAGTGTTGACAAGTGGTGGAGATTCTCCAGGCATGAATGCAGCGGTAAGAGCTGTGGTTAGAAAAGCGATTTACAATAATATTGAAGTCTATGGTGTTTATCAAGGCTATCAAGGATTATTAAACGATGATATCGAGAAACTTGAACTCGGTTCAGTAGGTGACACAATTCAACGAGGTGGAACATTTTTATATTCTGCAAGATGTCCAGAATTTAAAGAAGTAGAAGTCCGTAAAAAAGGTATAGAAAATCTACGTAAGAGAGGCATTGAGGGGCTTGTAGTTATTGGTGGAGATGGTAGCTACAGAGGTGCACAGCGTATAAGTGAAGAATGTCCTGAAATACAGACGATTGGAATACCAGGTACGATTGATAATGATATCAATGGTTCGGACTTTACAATTGGATTTGATACGGCATTAAATACTATAATTGAATGTGTAGATAAAATTCGTGATACAGCATCTAGTCATGCAAGAACTTTCATCATTGAAGTTATGGGACGCGATTGTGGTGATTTAGCGCTTTGGGCTGGTTTGTCCGTTGGTGCTGAAACTATTATTGTTCCAGAGGTTGAGACAGACATCAAAGATATAGCAGAAAAGATTGATAATGGAATCAAACGTGGCAAAAAACACTCAATCGTGATGGTCGCAGAAGGTTGCATGTCAGGTGAAGTATGTGCAGAAGAATTGACTAAATATATCAATGTTGATGCACGTGTGTCAGTGCTAGGCCACATTCAACGTGGTGGTAGCCCAAGTGGTGCAGATAGAGTGCTTGCATCACGATTAGGCGGACATGCAGTTGATTTACTGTTAGATGGAAAATCTGCTATTGGTGTTGGAATTCGTAATAATGAATTAACTGATACACCTTTTGACGAGATATTTAGATCACATGAACATGAGTTTGATTTTGAAACTTATGCGCTAACGAATGAATTATCTATTTAA